A window of the Lentisphaera araneosa HTCC2155 genome harbors these coding sequences:
- a CDS encoding glycoside hydrolase family 95 protein, translating into MIKTKKFLIGAFLCASLQSSFADTTYDIKHDKPAMMQAKEKPYHSKDPVWQKYCLPIGNGKIGAMVYGGVEQEKINFTIDSLWSGKVDGTQNLAGSYKGMEQLRGMLMKDEYDAAHKLAKDLIGSSPSADGNFGTFQTFGDLVFDTGIKFESVSDYQRKLDINNALSVVEFTMGKHKYTRTAFVSHPDQCLVLRFEVSAGGSQNIKLGFETPNKDWVPRINGNDIVISGKAAQNHMPVNARIRVKHEGGKFSASKGTLSVEGARVVEFYLSADTAFDYKAPNRIGEAPDQEVLKTLNQASEKSYAELLERHLEDYKDLFDRLTIDIGDSSLELRNMPMEARLKNYGDSLASNANPDPDLIETIYQYGRYLLIASSRPGTLPANLQGVWNNSLTPPWAADYHININLQMNYWLAGPTNLIECEEPLLKFIESLVEPGRITAKEYFNSEGWMSYHATNIWGHTAPRVGRGKGKLTWKALTTCSLWLSHHLYEHFAYRQDKSQLKNEIWPVLAEAADFAAGYLTQLPDGAYTSMPSWSSEHGLISKGAITDIATTREVLQCALECAEILGINNERTAKWKNRKDNLLAYKIGQHGQLQEWLEDRDDPNNKHRHINHLWGLHPGTQISPLKTPKLADAALVTLAHRGDGATGWSLGWKLNFWTRMRNGEKAMILLNNLVKEKLYPNLFDVHPPFQIDGNFGATAGVTEMLLQSQERDSEGRYVIDVLPALPKSWLSGSVKGLKARGGFEVDITWEQDKIKELSITSLKGHEFALRLNGEVKTKAYKTASQQKMSWRF; encoded by the coding sequence ATGATCAAAACTAAGAAGTTCTTAATAGGCGCTTTCTTGTGCGCATCACTGCAAAGCTCTTTTGCGGATACCACATACGATATCAAACACGATAAACCTGCCATGATGCAGGCAAAAGAAAAACCTTATCATTCCAAAGACCCCGTTTGGCAGAAGTACTGCTTGCCAATTGGCAATGGCAAAATTGGTGCCATGGTTTATGGAGGCGTGGAGCAGGAAAAAATCAATTTCACGATTGATAGTCTTTGGTCAGGAAAAGTCGATGGGACTCAAAACCTTGCGGGCAGTTATAAGGGTATGGAGCAACTTCGCGGAATGCTCATGAAAGATGAGTATGATGCCGCACACAAATTAGCGAAGGATTTAATTGGTTCGAGTCCAAGTGCCGATGGTAATTTTGGAACATTTCAGACTTTTGGTGACTTAGTCTTTGATACGGGAATCAAGTTTGAGTCGGTGAGCGATTACCAACGTAAGCTCGATATCAATAATGCCCTTTCCGTCGTTGAATTCACAATGGGTAAGCATAAATACACTCGTACGGCTTTTGTCTCACACCCGGATCAGTGCTTGGTGCTTAGATTCGAAGTATCCGCAGGGGGCTCACAAAATATAAAGCTCGGATTCGAAACACCCAACAAAGACTGGGTGCCCCGTATCAATGGCAATGATATAGTTATTTCCGGAAAGGCTGCGCAGAACCACATGCCGGTCAATGCACGCATTCGTGTGAAGCATGAGGGCGGCAAGTTCAGCGCAAGTAAGGGGACACTCTCTGTGGAAGGCGCTCGAGTCGTAGAGTTTTATCTTTCGGCGGATACCGCATTTGATTATAAGGCTCCCAATCGCATTGGAGAAGCTCCCGATCAAGAGGTCTTAAAAACCCTTAATCAAGCAAGCGAAAAATCTTATGCGGAGCTCTTAGAAAGGCATTTGGAAGATTATAAAGATCTTTTTGATCGTCTCACTATCGACATCGGAGATTCAAGCCTTGAATTGAGAAATATGCCCATGGAAGCTCGCTTGAAAAACTATGGTGATAGTTTGGCGAGCAATGCAAATCCGGACCCAGATTTAATCGAGACCATTTATCAGTACGGACGTTATTTGCTGATTGCGAGTTCTCGGCCAGGGACATTGCCTGCCAATTTGCAGGGTGTTTGGAATAATTCACTGACTCCCCCTTGGGCGGCAGATTATCACATCAATATCAACCTGCAGATGAATTACTGGCTTGCGGGCCCAACCAACCTGATCGAATGTGAAGAACCCTTATTGAAATTTATAGAGTCCTTAGTTGAACCAGGTCGTATTACGGCTAAAGAATACTTCAACTCTGAGGGTTGGATGTCTTATCATGCGACTAATATTTGGGGTCACACCGCACCGCGTGTGGGGCGAGGTAAGGGAAAGCTTACTTGGAAAGCTCTGACAACTTGTTCGCTCTGGCTATCGCATCACCTCTATGAACACTTTGCCTACCGTCAGGATAAGAGTCAACTTAAAAATGAGATTTGGCCTGTTTTAGCAGAGGCCGCAGATTTTGCAGCGGGCTATCTGACACAGCTTCCAGATGGAGCCTACACATCGATGCCATCCTGGTCATCGGAACATGGTTTGATTTCCAAGGGAGCCATTACTGATATTGCCACCACACGAGAGGTCTTGCAATGTGCTTTGGAGTGTGCTGAGATTCTTGGCATTAATAATGAGCGTACAGCGAAATGGAAAAACCGTAAAGATAATTTATTGGCCTATAAAATTGGTCAGCATGGCCAACTTCAAGAATGGCTTGAAGATCGCGATGACCCAAATAATAAACACCGTCATATTAATCACCTCTGGGGCTTACATCCAGGGACACAGATTTCTCCACTAAAAACGCCTAAGCTTGCGGACGCCGCATTAGTGACTCTCGCACATCGTGGCGATGGGGCAACGGGTTGGTCTCTAGGCTGGAAATTAAATTTTTGGACGCGAATGCGCAATGGCGAGAAAGCCATGATACTGTTAAATAATTTAGTAAAAGAAAAGCTTTATCCCAATCTTTTTGATGTTCATCCCCCCTTTCAGATCGATGGTAATTTTGGTGCGACCGCGGGTGTGACTGAGATGTTGCTGCAATCTCAGGAGCGCGATTCAGAGGGACGTTATGTGATTGATGTTCTTCCGGCACTCCCAAAATCCTGGTTGTCCGGCAGTGTGAAAGGCTTAAAAGCTCGCGGTGGTTTTGAGGTAGATATCACTTGGGAGCAGGATAAAATTAAAGAATTGAGTATCACTTCTCTCAAGGGCCATGAATTTGCTTTGCGTCTCAATGGCGAAGTAAAAACGAAGGCGTATAAAACAGCGTCGCAACAAAAGATGAGTTGGCGTTTTTGA